The proteins below are encoded in one region of Berryella intestinalis:
- a CDS encoding LicD family protein has protein sequence MEPLGVEEVKGIELEILDEFVRVCSEQGIRYYLGYGTLLGAARHEGFIPWDDDIDVIMMREDYERLVDGFDRWRSSERFSVAFYRDGRSVYPFAKIVDTTTLVKEDFARKDIRTGVWIDVFPFDRVDPEDLRASKRIARLSLTRSFIVADPSVGSSLLAKAAKRIVCPIAHRLDAVKYARLIDQVARDACDRDTGYVAALVDDGYPPRPVPDRVFASAVELSFEGRALSAPVGYEELLTLHYGDWRQVPPEDRRAVHVAEAYRLPR, from the coding sequence GTGGAGCCGTTGGGTGTCGAAGAGGTGAAGGGCATCGAGCTCGAAATCTTGGACGAGTTCGTACGCGTATGCTCTGAGCAGGGAATTCGATACTACTTGGGGTACGGGACCCTGTTGGGCGCCGCCCGACACGAAGGCTTCATCCCCTGGGATGACGATATCGACGTCATCATGATGAGGGAGGACTACGAGCGCCTCGTCGACGGGTTCGATCGCTGGCGCTCGAGCGAGCGGTTCTCCGTGGCGTTCTACCGCGACGGGCGCTCGGTGTACCCGTTCGCGAAGATCGTCGATACGACCACGCTCGTGAAAGAGGACTTCGCGCGCAAGGACATCCGCACCGGGGTGTGGATCGACGTGTTTCCCTTCGACCGCGTCGACCCGGAGGACCTGCGGGCGTCCAAGCGCATCGCGCGCCTATCCCTGACGAGGTCGTTCATCGTGGCCGACCCCTCCGTGGGCTCGTCGCTTCTGGCGAAGGCCGCCAAGCGCATCGTGTGCCCCATCGCCCATCGGCTCGATGCGGTGAAGTACGCGCGCCTGATCGACCAGGTCGCCCGCGACGCGTGCGATCGGGATACGGGGTACGTGGCCGCCTTGGTAGACGACGGGTATCCGCCGCGCCCCGTTCCCGACCGGGTGTTCGCGTCGGCGGTCGAGCTTTCATTCGAAGGTCGCGCGCTTTCGGCGCCGGTGGGATACGAGGAGCTTCTGACCTTGCATTACGGCGACTGGAGGCAGGTTCCTCCCGAGGATCGCCGGGCCGTGCACGTAGCCGAAGCGTATCGGTTGCCGCGATGA
- a CDS encoding LicD family protein, with amino-acid sequence MSYDPETLRRLQLFQLEMLKDIDRVCRAEGIAYFLDSGTLLGAVRHGGFIPWDDDIDLGMSRADYERFMEVAPRALGERYAVSDPRTCAQQAGMFGKVCRTGTRFHTQETLDAGFDQGIFIDIFPYDVMHSDPGVARRQRARCRALQSELYLLHSGRVGVPHTGLLGTAEKAACRVAHTVLGLACDHRRLVERFEREAARGTESPGSEYVALAWPSIALPAEGFGRVAPIPFEGCEFFGPADPERHLSIMYGDDWMELPPVEARRNHAPLVLDFGDEG; translated from the coding sequence ATGAGCTACGATCCGGAGACGCTGCGCAGGCTCCAGCTTTTCCAGCTGGAGATGCTGAAGGATATCGACCGCGTGTGCCGTGCCGAGGGGATCGCGTACTTCCTCGACAGCGGAACGCTTCTGGGTGCGGTGCGCCACGGGGGTTTCATTCCGTGGGACGACGACATCGACCTGGGGATGTCGCGCGCCGACTACGAGCGCTTCATGGAGGTGGCGCCCCGGGCGCTGGGGGAGCGCTATGCGGTGTCCGACCCCCGCACGTGCGCACAGCAGGCGGGCATGTTCGGCAAGGTTTGCCGAACGGGAACGCGCTTCCATACCCAAGAGACGCTTGATGCCGGCTTCGACCAGGGTATATTCATCGACATTTTCCCCTACGACGTCATGCATTCCGACCCCGGGGTCGCCCGCCGCCAGCGCGCACGGTGCCGAGCGCTGCAAAGCGAGCTGTACCTGCTGCATTCGGGCCGCGTCGGGGTTCCGCACACGGGGCTCCTCGGCACTGCTGAAAAGGCGGCCTGCCGGGTTGCGCATACGGTCCTGGGGCTTGCGTGCGACCACCGCCGCCTCGTCGAGCGGTTCGAGCGCGAGGCGGCGCGCGGAACCGAATCGCCGGGAAGCGAGTACGTCGCCCTCGCATGGCCTTCGATCGCCCTGCCCGCCGAGGGGTTCGGGCGTGTCGCCCCCATCCCGTTCGAGGGATGCGAGTTCTTCGGGCCGGCCGATCCAGAGCGCCATCTCTCCATCATGTACGGCGACGACTGGATGGAGCTGCCGCCCGTCGAGGCGCGGCGCAACCACGCTCCGCTCGTGCTTGATTTCGGGGACGAGGGGTAG
- a CDS encoding lipopolysaccharide biosynthesis protein produces the protein MKGNMLWNSVGSLTYLACQWLVTVLVVRLSSGGYDAAGLLALAMSVVGLFGTLANYKMGTYQISDVNRENDLSEYLGFRIVMLAASFVLCMVYASATCSWYALPTVALFYCFKAVGLVIDVLHGTDQQHRRLDYAGMSFILQGVSTLAAFSAVFYLTQNLDLAIVAMGVAAFSVLVFWDIPRTSRFEPVRIRFTGDKMLFFLKTSFPATLAALAAGSLFVVPKQMLSYLSGDAALGVYSSVAALALVVQMGANYLYGPLLDVFPALYFGGKRARFLKLFARTALGIVGVAAVCSVALALAGAWLLEFLFGESILPYVYLLQPILAATLATAFLWFFGDLLIALRDFRGNLIGNLVAFASVAAFSYPFVRIWDMNGVSFAGMAACALGAGVLLLFIVRKLRKFPAGSEEGR, from the coding sequence ATGAAGGGGAACATGCTGTGGAACTCGGTCGGCTCGCTTACCTACCTGGCCTGCCAGTGGTTGGTGACCGTGCTGGTCGTGCGCCTCTCGTCGGGCGGTTACGACGCCGCGGGTCTTCTGGCGCTTGCAATGTCGGTCGTGGGATTGTTCGGCACGCTGGCGAACTACAAGATGGGAACCTACCAGATTTCAGATGTGAACAGGGAAAACGATCTATCGGAATACCTGGGATTCCGCATCGTCATGCTGGCGGCCTCGTTCGTGCTCTGCATGGTCTACGCGTCTGCCACCTGTTCGTGGTACGCGCTGCCCACCGTCGCCCTGTTCTACTGCTTCAAGGCGGTCGGCCTGGTCATCGACGTGCTGCACGGAACCGACCAGCAGCATCGGCGGCTCGACTACGCGGGGATGTCGTTCATCCTCCAGGGCGTGTCCACGCTCGCGGCCTTCTCGGCGGTGTTCTACCTCACGCAGAACCTCGACCTGGCCATCGTTGCCATGGGCGTCGCCGCGTTTTCGGTCCTCGTGTTCTGGGATATCCCGCGCACGTCCCGGTTCGAGCCGGTGCGGATCAGGTTCACCGGCGACAAGATGCTCTTCTTCCTGAAAACCTCCTTTCCCGCCACGCTTGCGGCTCTGGCGGCCGGCTCCCTGTTCGTCGTTCCGAAGCAGATGCTGTCGTACCTGTCCGGGGACGCCGCCTTGGGCGTTTACTCGTCGGTGGCGGCGTTGGCGCTGGTGGTTCAGATGGGCGCGAACTATCTGTACGGCCCCCTGCTCGATGTGTTCCCCGCGCTGTATTTCGGCGGGAAGCGCGCGAGGTTCCTGAAGTTGTTCGCGCGGACGGCGCTCGGCATCGTCGGCGTGGCGGCCGTCTGCTCGGTTGCGCTGGCGCTGGCCGGGGCCTGGCTGCTCGAATTCCTGTTCGGAGAGAGCATCCTGCCGTACGTGTACCTGCTCCAGCCCATCCTTGCGGCCACGCTGGCAACGGCGTTCCTCTGGTTTTTCGGGGACCTGCTCATCGCGCTGCGTGACTTCAGGGGGAACCTGATCGGCAACCTGGTGGCCTTCGCGTCGGTCGCCGCTTTCAGCTACCCGTTCGTCAGGATATGGGATATGAACGGCGTGAGCTTCGCGGGCATGGCCGCCTGCGCGCTGGGTGCCGGGGTGCTGCTGCTGTTCATCGTGCGAAAGCTGCGGAAGTTCCCCGCCGGCTCCGAAGAAGGGCGGTAG
- a CDS encoding ATP-binding cassette domain-containing protein — protein sequence MNAKSKRIVHGANITPYAEGGAVLSCEGLTLSTLLGTPYHDVSLEVRQGDTFAVCGKNGSGKTALLLTLAGRMKFSKGSLRILDYRLPRQSAKAQRRVGLGLFEGLNDLPSTQKTADAVAAEFELYGRRPAKADVASYLAEWGLDGEMSKAIGDLTSKKLVELGVALAWVGHPDIIVVDDIESELTLDQSFAILDNIKRFSKARNATVLVGVLEPELAAAADDAYYLSERS from the coding sequence GTGAACGCGAAATCGAAACGCATCGTGCATGGGGCGAACATCACGCCCTACGCCGAAGGAGGGGCCGTCCTCAGCTGCGAGGGCCTTACCCTCAGCACGCTTCTGGGAACCCCCTACCACGACGTGAGCCTCGAGGTTCGCCAGGGAGACACGTTCGCCGTCTGCGGAAAGAACGGGTCGGGGAAAACCGCCCTGCTGCTCACCCTCGCTGGGCGCATGAAGTTCTCGAAGGGCAGCCTGCGCATCCTGGACTACCGCCTCCCCCGCCAATCCGCAAAGGCGCAGAGGCGCGTGGGACTCGGGCTGTTCGAAGGCTTGAACGACCTTCCGAGCACGCAGAAAACGGCCGACGCCGTCGCCGCCGAATTCGAGCTGTATGGACGCCGCCCGGCCAAGGCCGACGTCGCATCCTACCTCGCAGAGTGGGGGCTCGACGGGGAGATGTCGAAGGCCATAGGCGACCTCACCTCGAAAAAGCTGGTCGAATTGGGGGTCGCGCTCGCCTGGGTGGGCCACCCCGACATCATCGTGGTCGACGACATCGAAAGCGAGCTGACGCTCGACCAGTCCTTCGCCATCCTCGATAACATCAAGCGCTTCTCCAAGGCCCGCAACGCCACCGTCCTCGTCGGCGTTCTCGAGCCGGAGCTGGCCGCAGCGGCGGATGACGCGTACTACCTCAGCGAAAGGAGCTAG
- a CDS encoding DUF2304 domain-containing protein, producing MLVFVLVTGAILTFAFILVKIRHEKLKVDEAMFWFFFALALVILSVFPQIAFFFSDLLDIESPSNFVFLCVIAILVVRGFYSTMELSSLKKKVAELAQDRALRDLRDREL from the coding sequence ATGCTCGTCTTCGTGCTCGTAACGGGGGCCATCCTCACGTTCGCGTTCATTCTCGTCAAGATCCGCCACGAGAAGCTGAAGGTCGACGAGGCGATGTTTTGGTTCTTCTTCGCATTGGCTCTGGTCATCCTATCGGTATTCCCGCAGATAGCGTTCTTCTTCTCGGATTTGCTGGATATCGAGTCCCCCTCTAATTTCGTGTTCCTGTGCGTTATCGCTATCCTGGTGGTGCGCGGGTTCTATTCGACCATGGAGCTGTCCAGCCTGAAGAAGAAGGTTGCCGAGCTCGCCCAGGACCGCGCGCTGAGGGATCTGCGCGATCGAGAGCTGTAG
- a CDS encoding glycosyltransferase family 2 protein, whose amino-acid sequence MADLRKRVLALVPAYNEEGSIVSAIEDLKAHASDIDYLVVNDGSRDATASICRERGYRMLSLPINLGLTGAFQAGMKYAHEQAYDYVIQFDADGQHSAAYVSDLVACAESTGADIVVGSRFVNCRKPLSARMMGSTLITAMIKLTTGQKIQDPTSGMRLFSARVVPLFARDSDFGPEPDTLSYLMRNGFEVREVPVEMRERIAGESYLNFTKSVSYMLRMGVSILLVLWFRKKGEICSSSCS is encoded by the coding sequence ATGGCTGATTTGAGAAAACGCGTGCTGGCGCTGGTGCCGGCCTACAACGAGGAAGGCAGCATCGTCTCTGCCATCGAGGACCTCAAGGCGCACGCGTCCGATATCGACTACCTGGTGGTCAACGACGGTTCGCGCGATGCGACCGCGTCGATCTGCCGGGAGCGCGGCTATCGGATGCTGTCGCTTCCCATCAACCTCGGTCTGACCGGGGCGTTTCAGGCGGGCATGAAGTATGCGCACGAACAGGCCTACGACTACGTCATCCAGTTCGACGCCGACGGGCAGCATTCGGCGGCCTACGTTTCCGACCTCGTTGCGTGCGCCGAGAGCACCGGCGCCGATATCGTGGTGGGATCCCGCTTCGTGAACTGCAGGAAACCGCTTTCCGCGCGCATGATGGGCTCGACCTTGATCACGGCCATGATCAAGCTCACCACCGGGCAGAAGATCCAGGATCCGACGTCGGGCATGAGGCTGTTCAGCGCCCGCGTCGTTCCCCTGTTCGCGCGCGATTCCGATTTCGGGCCCGAACCCGACACGCTTTCGTACCTCATGCGCAACGGGTTCGAGGTGCGCGAGGTTCCCGTCGAGATGAGGGAGCGCATCGCCGGGGAGAGCTACCTGAACTTCACGAAGTCGGTGTCCTATATGCTGCGCATGGGCGTCTCCATCCTGCTGGTGCTGTGGTTTCGGAAGAAGGGGGAGATATGCTCGTCTTCGTGCTCGTAA
- a CDS encoding glycosyltransferase, which yields MRVLQVIGAMDRGGAETMIMNLYRAIDRDRIQFDFLVHEQRACDYDEEIADLGGSVFRELPRFTVANARAYRKACRGFLDRHPEHAIVHGHIGSSALIYLPEARRAGKIAIAHSHARHFPLSPTEALFRVLSLPVRFQADGFLACSLEAGIDRFGRAVVEGDRFSVLRNAIDVAAFQCDERGHAAVKDELGWADRVVVGHVGRFDPVKNHRFLIEAFARFRRRVPEALLVLVGRGALEDEVRAHAVQSGCADDVVFWGVTDDVARLQKAFDLFVFPSLSEGLAMSAIEAQAAGVPALLSTGVPELSVMDGRIATRLDLAQGPQAWADAMVCALEHPLERASGVQAVRAAGFDIVRTAAWLEEYYRRLAGESMEPTEDGRA from the coding sequence ATGCGTGTTCTCCAGGTGATCGGCGCTATGGATCGCGGTGGTGCCGAAACCATGATCATGAACCTGTACCGCGCGATCGATCGCGATCGGATCCAGTTCGACTTCCTCGTCCACGAGCAGCGCGCCTGCGATTACGACGAAGAGATTGCCGACCTGGGCGGCTCGGTGTTCCGGGAGCTGCCGCGCTTCACGGTGGCCAATGCGCGGGCGTACCGCAAGGCGTGCCGCGGCTTCCTCGATCGGCATCCCGAGCATGCGATCGTCCATGGGCACATCGGAAGCAGCGCGCTCATCTACCTGCCCGAGGCTCGTCGGGCGGGCAAGATCGCCATCGCGCACAGCCACGCGCGGCATTTCCCCCTTTCCCCGACCGAAGCGCTGTTCCGCGTGCTGTCGCTTCCCGTGAGGTTTCAGGCCGACGGGTTTCTCGCGTGCTCGCTCGAAGCGGGGATCGACCGGTTCGGTCGCGCGGTGGTCGAAGGGGATCGGTTCTCTGTGCTGAGAAACGCGATCGATGTGGCGGCGTTTCAGTGCGACGAGCGCGGCCACGCAGCGGTCAAAGACGAGCTGGGCTGGGCGGATCGCGTCGTGGTGGGCCATGTGGGGCGCTTCGACCCGGTGAAGAACCATCGCTTTCTGATCGAGGCCTTCGCGCGGTTCAGACGGCGCGTGCCCGAGGCCCTGCTGGTGCTGGTGGGTCGTGGTGCGCTGGAAGACGAGGTGAGGGCGCATGCGGTGCAAAGCGGATGCGCAGACGACGTGGTGTTCTGGGGCGTGACCGACGACGTGGCGCGTCTGCAGAAGGCGTTCGACCTGTTCGTGTTCCCCTCGCTGTCCGAGGGTTTGGCCATGTCGGCCATCGAAGCGCAGGCCGCGGGCGTGCCTGCGCTGCTGTCGACCGGCGTGCCGGAGCTGTCGGTGATGGACGGCCGCATCGCGACCAGGCTCGATCTGGCGCAGGGCCCGCAGGCGTGGGCCGACGCCATGGTCTGCGCGCTCGAGCACCCCCTCGAACGCGCGTCCGGGGTGCAGGCGGTGCGCGCGGCGGGATTCGACATCGTGCGCACCGCGGCGTGGCTTGAAGAGTATTACCGCAGATTGGCAGGCGAATCTATGGAACCGACGGAGGATGGGCGAGCATGA
- a CDS encoding YhgE/Pip domain-containing protein — MAFKGLRFAVSEVKNNMSGGVMKVVIAAIGVIPLLYGALYLYAFMDPYKTLDTVPVAVVIEDRGAVIDGEQRNVGQQVKERLQDSDEGFQWNFVDANEAERGLEDGAYYMVATIPSDFTEKIATAETDEPERASMLVTYNEATNMLASQLGSSAWKQVRSQVSEAVVQEYWETAYGSINSGADDLGQAVDGARQIADGAETAQDGADQLSDGAFTLRTALGTLADGLSTLSSGASELKGATSSLVAGTSKLQSGADQLSSGAGQVASGASQLKSQGTEKIANGADQLRTQGTAPLSSGADQLREATAALPTSDQVAQLQAADNQLKEGLSSLSAKVGTSSDTDSTTLFGGVNQLASGAQQVSSGADQLKGGADALVAGIGSSGDSGTSTLYGLSNSESAAIDAALATLQGSGNTDAATQQAIAYLKGAQQAASGVRTAEGRIAAGAAGLQSGLNGLSSGAGNLSQGLVSLQTNMNLLSDAAGQLKGGYDTLSSTVSPLITGAPALKSAIGQLASGASQVDAKMQALAQGAGEVDANMQSLVSGSRQVADGADSAAAGASELVGGAVKLDDGAAKLANGAQTAADGSGKAEDGAATLAENELKLADGLGDLTDGSSELASALADAQDSMRIDNVQARSEMMSSPVELDESRYTDVLNYGTGFAPYFISLALWVGALMVGFIFKPLNNRLILSGAHPVMVAFSSFMPLAVMAIIQALLLLATLQFGLRLQIDNVAAFYLIGILVALVFAALMQLIFAALKVPGRVVAIVFLMLQLTSAAGTFPIEMTPPFFQAISPFMPMTYSVASLRQAMAGLDTAAMLGAAAVLAGIGIASFAGTVLVARAKRNVTMTDLHPAISLS; from the coding sequence ATGGCTTTCAAGGGCTTAAGGTTCGCCGTGTCCGAAGTGAAGAACAACATGTCGGGCGGCGTCATGAAGGTCGTGATCGCAGCCATCGGCGTGATCCCGCTGCTGTACGGGGCGCTGTACCTCTACGCGTTCATGGACCCCTACAAAACCCTCGACACCGTGCCCGTCGCCGTGGTCATCGAGGACCGGGGAGCCGTCATCGACGGCGAGCAGCGCAACGTCGGACAGCAGGTCAAAGAGCGCCTTCAAGATTCCGACGAGGGATTCCAATGGAACTTCGTCGATGCGAACGAGGCCGAGCGGGGGCTTGAGGACGGCGCCTACTACATGGTCGCCACCATCCCGTCCGACTTCACTGAAAAGATAGCCACAGCCGAAACCGACGAGCCCGAGCGCGCCAGCATGCTGGTAACTTACAACGAGGCCACCAACATGCTGGCCTCCCAGCTGGGATCGAGCGCCTGGAAGCAGGTGCGCAGCCAGGTGAGCGAGGCCGTGGTGCAGGAGTATTGGGAAACCGCCTACGGCAGCATCAACAGCGGGGCCGACGATCTGGGGCAAGCCGTGGACGGGGCCCGGCAGATCGCAGACGGGGCCGAGACCGCGCAGGACGGGGCCGACCAGCTTTCCGACGGGGCCTTCACCCTGCGCACCGCCCTCGGAACGCTGGCAGACGGCCTGAGCACCCTGTCTTCGGGCGCAAGCGAACTGAAGGGCGCGACGAGCTCGCTCGTCGCGGGAACGTCCAAGCTCCAAAGCGGCGCCGACCAGCTTTCCAGCGGAGCGGGCCAAGTCGCCTCGGGAGCCAGCCAACTGAAGAGCCAGGGCACCGAAAAGATAGCGAACGGCGCCGATCAGCTGAGGACGCAGGGCACCGCGCCCCTATCCTCCGGAGCAGACCAGCTGCGGGAGGCCACCGCGGCCCTTCCCACATCCGACCAGGTTGCGCAGCTGCAAGCTGCGGACAACCAGCTCAAAGAGGGGCTGTCGTCCCTATCGGCCAAGGTGGGGACGTCCTCCGACACCGACTCGACCACCCTGTTCGGCGGCGTCAACCAGCTGGCAAGCGGAGCCCAGCAGGTATCTTCCGGAGCCGACCAGCTGAAGGGCGGCGCCGACGCGCTGGTGGCCGGCATCGGATCGTCCGGGGATTCCGGCACGTCCACGCTCTACGGGCTGAGCAACAGCGAGTCCGCAGCCATCGACGCGGCGCTTGCGACCTTGCAGGGCTCGGGCAACACCGATGCCGCCACCCAGCAGGCCATCGCCTACCTCAAGGGAGCGCAGCAGGCGGCGTCGGGAGTGAGGACCGCCGAGGGAAGGATCGCCGCCGGTGCAGCCGGGCTGCAATCGGGGCTGAACGGTCTTTCCTCCGGAGCCGGCAACCTCTCCCAGGGCCTGGTGTCGCTGCAGACGAACATGAACCTGCTCTCGGATGCGGCAGGGCAGCTGAAAGGCGGATACGATACGCTTTCTAGCACGGTGTCCCCCCTGATCACAGGAGCGCCCGCCCTGAAAAGCGCTATCGGCCAGTTGGCAAGCGGGGCGAGCCAGGTCGATGCCAAGATGCAGGCCCTCGCACAGGGAGCCGGCGAGGTCGACGCGAACATGCAGTCCCTCGTTTCGGGAAGCCGCCAGGTGGCAGACGGTGCCGACAGCGCCGCCGCGGGCGCAAGCGAGCTGGTCGGCGGAGCAGTGAAGCTCGATGACGGGGCCGCCAAGCTGGCTAACGGCGCGCAAACCGCCGCCGACGGATCAGGCAAGGCCGAAGACGGAGCCGCGACCCTAGCCGAAAACGAGCTGAAGCTCGCAGACGGCCTGGGAGACCTGACGGACGGATCGAGCGAGCTGGCGTCGGCGCTGGCCGATGCGCAGGACTCGATGCGCATCGACAACGTGCAGGCGCGCTCGGAGATGATGAGCTCGCCGGTCGAGCTCGACGAGAGCCGCTACACCGACGTGCTGAACTACGGGACCGGCTTCGCGCCCTACTTCATCTCGCTTGCTCTGTGGGTTGGCGCGCTCATGGTGGGCTTCATCTTCAAGCCGCTGAACAACCGCCTCATCCTCTCGGGAGCTCATCCGGTCATGGTCGCGTTCTCCAGCTTCATGCCCTTGGCGGTCATGGCCATCATCCAGGCGCTCCTGTTGCTGGCGACCCTGCAGTTCGGCCTGCGCCTCCAGATCGACAACGTCGCGGCGTTCTACCTGATCGGGATCTTGGTCGCCCTGGTGTTCGCAGCGCTCATGCAGCTCATCTTCGCGGCTCTCAAAGTGCCGGGGCGCGTCGTGGCCATCGTCTTCCTCATGCTGCAGCTCACCAGCGCGGCGGGAACCTTCCCCATCGAGATGACGCCGCCGTTCTTCCAGGCCATCAGCCCGTTCATGCCCATGACGTACTCGGTCGCATCGCTGCGCCAGGCCATGGCCGGCCTCGACACCGCCGCCATGCTGGGCGCCGCCGCCGTCCTTGCGGGGATCGGCATCGCCAGCTTCGCGGGAACCGTGCTGGTCGCGCGGGCCAAGCGCAACGTGACCATGACCGACCTCCATCCCGCCATATCGCTTAGTTAG
- a CDS encoding TetR/AcrR family transcriptional regulator: MMMKKSEQTRGRLLEAALRVISRKGYSAATVDEIVKEAGVSKGVAYYHFKSKEDIGSSILAIRTEQIFEELKSCAGEKDAAGALAAMLGKFVDIAFDDRSFTRFLMNELWREGRTWSNDMRQKIEAIIELLAEQVERGKADGLFRESLDPAFVANGILGLIITDTLYATGPDGEPTVSKDQFRARISDFVSHALLK; this comes from the coding sequence ATGATGATGAAGAAATCCGAACAGACCAGAGGGCGGCTTCTCGAAGCCGCCCTGCGCGTGATAAGCCGCAAGGGCTACAGCGCCGCCACCGTCGACGAGATCGTCAAGGAAGCGGGCGTGTCCAAGGGCGTCGCCTACTACCACTTCAAAAGCAAAGAGGATATCGGGAGCAGCATCCTCGCCATCCGCACCGAGCAGATCTTCGAAGAGCTGAAGTCGTGCGCGGGCGAGAAGGATGCGGCCGGGGCGCTGGCCGCCATGCTGGGCAAGTTCGTCGACATCGCCTTCGACGACCGCTCGTTCACCCGCTTCCTCATGAACGAGCTGTGGCGCGAAGGGCGCACCTGGTCGAACGACATGCGGCAGAAGATCGAGGCGATCATCGAGCTTCTGGCCGAACAGGTCGAGCGCGGCAAAGCCGACGGGCTGTTCCGGGAATCCCTCGATCCCGCCTTCGTGGCGAACGGCATCCTGGGGCTCATCATCACCGACACCCTGTACGCCACCGGCCCCGACGGCGAGCCGACCGTGTCGAAAGACCAGTTCCGCGCCCGCATCTCCGACTTCGTCAGCCACGCGCTCCTCAAGTAG
- a CDS encoding DUF2142 domain-containing protein, whose amino-acid sequence MSGGLQTGGGARAERIALFGFYFAFVIVGEAALLGALCAHYRDGWLTFATGLAVACAGVALVLFVRLFDRHRASPEHLFLVLAPVLLGGFAFFMMPYAVPDEFTHIHRLFDNRAGQEFLNVPAQLHQVYTFIGNYEQLASELAVSFDYTQLRQTDFTVAAYSEVNYLIPSLVVSAGKALGLNAYVLIYLARLSNAALFALAAWWIIRRLPSGKQFALVFLLNPMLLQQEASCSADALCNIAILCFLAQVIALRAEGRIGIPWHQWALLGFFFSLVFLCKYIYLPLTAAALVLLPQIKRRWIRWGVPFAMAGFAVFAAVFVLSSGYGRILDEASHRLAPSVFAQRFAETVQDRGIPTICQFAGENLGWPCDALYPAAAHVPLAWAAYLAVLAVALLASFDGRLSLPWHNRLLFFLLAIAEQLILFTVLLLDDLSETGPIGGFQGRYLIPTVFLGAASLFSLKRWRIGEAPVHLFAVAVLALDALSLAFVIIWFW is encoded by the coding sequence ATGTCGGGAGGATTGCAAACGGGAGGGGGCGCGCGTGCCGAGCGCATCGCTCTTTTCGGTTTCTATTTCGCCTTCGTGATCGTCGGCGAGGCCGCGCTGCTGGGCGCGCTGTGCGCCCATTACCGCGATGGGTGGCTCACCTTTGCGACCGGTCTGGCCGTCGCATGCGCCGGAGTGGCGCTGGTGCTGTTCGTGCGCCTGTTCGACCGGCACCGCGCCAGCCCCGAGCATCTGTTCCTCGTTCTGGCCCCCGTCCTTCTGGGCGGCTTCGCCTTCTTCATGATGCCCTACGCGGTGCCCGACGAATTCACCCATATCCATCGCCTGTTCGACAACAGGGCGGGTCAAGAGTTCCTCAACGTTCCCGCCCAGCTGCATCAGGTCTACACGTTCATAGGAAACTACGAGCAGCTTGCCAGCGAGCTGGCCGTTTCCTTCGACTACACCCAGCTGAGGCAGACGGACTTCACCGTTGCGGCCTATTCGGAAGTAAACTACCTGATCCCGTCGCTGGTGGTGTCGGCGGGCAAGGCCCTCGGGCTGAACGCCTACGTGCTCATCTACCTGGCGCGCCTGTCGAACGCGGCTCTGTTCGCGCTGGCTGCGTGGTGGATCATCCGCCGCCTTCCCTCGGGAAAGCAGTTCGCGCTGGTGTTCCTGCTGAATCCCATGCTGTTGCAGCAGGAGGCGTCGTGCTCGGCCGACGCCCTGTGCAACATCGCCATCCTCTGCTTCCTGGCGCAGGTCATCGCACTGCGCGCCGAGGGGCGCATAGGGATCCCCTGGCATCAGTGGGCTCTGCTGGGCTTCTTCTTCTCGCTGGTGTTTCTGTGCAAGTACATCTACCTTCCCCTCACCGCTGCGGCGCTGGTCCTGCTCCCCCAGATCAAGAGGCGCTGGATACGCTGGGGGGTTCCGTTTGCCATGGCGGGGTTCGCCGTGTTCGCGGCCGTGTTCGTTCTGTCGAGCGGATACGGGCGCATCCTGGACGAGGCGTCCCACAGGCTGGCTCCCTCGGTGTTCGCCCAGCGGTTCGCCGAAACCGTCCAAGACCGCGGAATCCCGACGATATGCCAGTTCGCGGGCGAGAACCTGGGTTGGCCGTGCGACGCGCTCTACCCGGCTGCCGCTCACGTCCCGCTTGCGTGGGCCGCGTACCTTGCGGTTCTGGCGGTGGCGCTTCTGGCGAGCTTCGACGGCCGTCTGTCGCTTCCCTGGCACAACAGGCTGCTGTTTTTCCTTCTGGCCATCGCAGAGCAGCTCATACTGTTCACGGTGCTTCTGCTCGACGACCTCAGCGAGACGGGTCCGATCGGGGGTTTTCAGGGCCGCTACCTGATTCCCACGGTGTTTCTGGGCGCCGCCTCGCTGTTCTCCCTCAAGCGATGGCGGATAGGCGAGGCCCCGGTCCATCTGTTCGCGGTCGCGGTGCTTGCGCTGGATGCGTTGTCGTTGGCGTTCGTCATCATATGGTTCTGGTAG